CACTTGCGTTAATTCCCATAACTATTTTTGAAATAGTAGGATTTGTTGAATAACTTTCAAAACTTTTGTAAAAAGCTAAAATCAAAAGAAATCCTGGTAAAAAAATTGCAAATGTTGCAACAACAGCACCTAAAAATGGTGATTCTTCAAAAGCAACAACTCCAATATATGAAGCAATAGTAAACATAGGTCCTGGAACTGCTTGAGCTAGTGAGTAAGCAACTAAAAAACTATTTTCATCAATATTGATATTACTTTTAATCAAAGGAAGAACAACATGCCCTCCTCCAAAAACCAAACTTCCTACTTGATAAAAAGAGTTAAACAGACTTAATAATTTATCTTGATTTGCAAAAAATGGTAAAAATATCAATAAAATAAAAAAGATAAACAAAGGTAAAATATAAGGTTTTTGATATGTTATTTTAGTTCCATTTTTCTCTTTTATAAAAAATAGAGCAACCAAACCAGAAACCACTAAAACTAAAATTTGACTAAAAAAACTTTGATTAAAAATCAAAAATAGCGTTGCAAAAACAAAAATTATTTTACTTAATGTAGTTTTACAAAGTGTCTTAAACATACTAAAAGTAGCATCAGCCACAATTACCACAGCAAATAGTTTTAATCCACTCATCAAAGCATAAATAACACTACTGTTTTCATAGATATTTTGAAAAGTTGCAGCTAAATATAAAAGTAAAAAAGATGGTGTTGTAAATGCAATAAAAGCTAATATTGCACCAATAATTCCACCTTTTTTTAATCCTATTGTAAACCCAACTTGTGATGAGCTAGGACCTGGTAAAAACTGACTAAGTGCTACGATTTTAGAAAACTCTTCATCATTTAGCCACTTTAATTCTTCAACAAATTTTTTCCTAAAATAACCAATATGAGCTATTGGTCCTCCAAAACTAAAAAGACCTAAGATAAAAAAGTGCCAAAAAATTGATATATTTATCATTAGTATTTTAAAGCCTCAACAACCTTTGGAAGTAAAATTTCCTCAATATCTTTGTATGTAGCTTCAAATGCTTCAAAACCTTTTCCATCTGGGTCTTCAAATCCCACATGAATAACTTTTACAGCTTTTGGAAACATAGGACAAGTTTGGGAAGCGTGGTCACAAACTGTTACAACTAAATCATACTCATTATCTATTACTTTATCAATAGTTTTTGAATGGTACTTACTTTGCCAAATTCCCTTATCTTCAAGCAACTTTTTAGCATTTGGATTTACTCTTCCACTTGCTTTTACACCACTACTATCAGCATGAATTCCATCTAACTTTGCATTTATTAAGGCTTCAGCGATAATACTTCTACAAGAGTTTCCTGTACATAAAATCAAAACTTTTTTCATATTTATCCTTTTTTTAACTTTCAAAATAGTACCAGAAAAATATTTATATATCAAGATATATTGATATATAAATATTTTAAATTAGATTTTTTCTTCATACATCTCAATAATCTCATCTTTTAATGTATAAATATAAGTTTGCACCTCTACTTCATCATATCTTTCAACAATAACAGCAGTTCTACTAAACTCAACTCCCTCAAAAATATCAAGATTTTCCCAATGATTTATAAGATTATCAGAATAAAACAAAAACCCATGAATAGTATCATTACCCATTTCTAGCCTAATACCAGGATATCCCATACTAGCACTCCAGCCTGCATCTATTAATTTTCCTTTTACAGTTGCAGGTACAAATTTTCCTACAATATTTTCTAAAACATATGAATTTGGACAGTTTGGCATCAATGTACCATATACAAAAAGTGAATCTTTCATCTATTCCTTAAGAGTTTTAAGAGAAAAAAGATGAGAATAATCTATTCTCATCTTTTTATTTTATTTATTTTTTAAGATCTTCTATAATTTTCGTTTTTAATTTATCAACTGTAAATCCAAACTCATCAAAAAGCTTATCAGCAGGACCACTAGCTCCAAAACTATCCATTCCAAATACTACATCTGCATATTTATAATACTCTAAAGCTCTTGCTGCTTCAACTGCATAAACTCTTGTTTTTGGATCAATAATTTTATTAATATAATCTTCACTTTGCTCTAAAAGTAAATCAAAACAAGGAACAGAAACTATATTTGCAAGAATTCCCTCTTTTTCTAAAGCACAAGCAGTTTGTAAAGCCAAATTAACTTCACTTCCACTTGCCATAATTGTGATAGTTGCAT
Above is a genomic segment from Aliarcobacter cryaerophilus containing:
- a CDS encoding gamma-glutamylcyclotransferase family protein → MKDSLFVYGTLMPNCPNSYVLENIVGKFVPATVKGKLIDAGWSASMGYPGIRLEMGNDTIHGFLFYSDNLINHWENLDIFEGVEFSRTAVIVERYDEVEVQTYIYTLKDEIIEMYEEKI
- the chrA gene encoding chromate efflux transporter, whose translation is MINISIFWHFFILGLFSFGGPIAHIGYFRKKFVEELKWLNDEEFSKIVALSQFLPGPSSSQVGFTIGLKKGGIIGAILAFIAFTTPSFLLLYLAATFQNIYENSSVIYALMSGLKLFAVVIVADATFSMFKTLCKTTLSKIIFVFATLFLIFNQSFFSQILVLVVSGLVALFFIKEKNGTKITYQKPYILPLFIFFILLIFLPFFANQDKLLSLFNSFYQVGSLVFGGGHVVLPLIKSNINIDENSFLVAYSLAQAVPGPMFTIASYIGVVAFEESPFLGAVVATFAIFLPGFLLILAFYKSFESYSTNPTISKIVMGINASVVAILFSVLVTIVIPSGILNIYDLIFAILGFFMIRKFKISVLLLILFYCGYGYIRSLYV
- a CDS encoding arsenate reductase ArsC, with protein sequence MKKVLILCTGNSCRSIIAEALINAKLDGIHADSSGVKASGRVNPNAKKLLEDKGIWQSKYHSKTIDKVIDNEYDLVVTVCDHASQTCPMFPKAVKVIHVGFEDPDGKGFEAFEATYKDIEEILLPKVVEALKY